In Blautia wexlerae DSM 19850, a single window of DNA contains:
- a CDS encoding pyridoxamine kinase: MKKIAVIHDLSGLGKCSLTAAIPVISAMGVQACPLPTAILSNQTGYGSYFWDDYTDRMELIMDEWKKTGFTPDGVYTGFLGDARQVDLILKFVDMFCTEGTHILVDPVMGDRGETYKTYSETLCEKMRTLVREATVITPNLTEALLLLYGEEGMKERMKALSDMEETQLLKEIETSGRELTQRFGLEAIVITGVEVSGSDGRARMGNLVLEKEKADWCFSVKEGGSYSGTGDLLASVLSAGMVRGIPMKACVEKAVEFLGGAIHDAVEEGTDRNDGVCFEKYLGILTQI; the protein is encoded by the coding sequence TTGAAAAAAATTGCAGTAATTCATGATCTGTCCGGTCTGGGGAAATGCTCTCTTACAGCAGCGATTCCTGTAATTTCCGCCATGGGAGTCCAGGCTTGTCCGCTGCCCACCGCAATATTGAGTAATCAGACAGGATATGGATCTTATTTCTGGGATGATTATACAGACCGGATGGAGCTGATCATGGATGAGTGGAAAAAAACGGGATTTACACCGGATGGTGTTTATACAGGATTTCTGGGAGACGCCAGACAGGTGGATCTGATTCTGAAATTTGTAGATATGTTCTGCACAGAGGGAACACATATCCTGGTTGATCCGGTTATGGGAGACAGAGGGGAAACATACAAAACCTATTCAGAGACTCTCTGTGAAAAAATGCGGACTCTGGTCAGAGAAGCTACAGTGATTACGCCGAACCTGACAGAGGCACTTCTTCTTCTGTATGGAGAAGAGGGGATGAAAGAAAGAATGAAAGCACTTTCTGATATGGAAGAAACACAGTTGCTTAAGGAAATAGAAACATCCGGCAGAGAACTGACTCAGCGTTTTGGGCTGGAAGCAATTGTGATCACAGGAGTAGAGGTGTCCGGCAGTGACGGCAGAGCACGAATGGGAAATCTGGTTCTGGAGAAAGAAAAAGCAGACTGGTGTTTTTCTGTAAAAGAGGGCGGCAGTTATTCCGGAACAGGAGATCTTCTGGCATCTGTACTGAGTGCGGGAATGGTGAGAGGGATTCCCATGAAAGCATGTGTGGAGAAGGCTGTTGAATTTCTGGGAGGAGCTATTCACGATGCAGTGGAAGAAGGAACTGACAGAAATGACGGAGTCTGCTTTGAAAAATATCTGGGGATACTGACACAGATATAA
- a CDS encoding TIGR04002 family protein, whose product MSELTAKENIKTADTVKRITATAVMAALTTLMTAYIFHIPVGVNGGYVHLGDTMIYLAAAFLPLPYACAAGAIGGGLADLLTAPVWAPATIIIKMLICLPFSSKGTKLVTKKNVVALFLAFAISATGYYIAEGIMFGFTASFFTSVSGSIVQSGGSAIMFVIIGTALDKIGFKTNIAK is encoded by the coding sequence ATGTCTGAATTAACAGCAAAAGAAAACATCAAAACGGCCGATACAGTGAAAAGGATCACAGCCACAGCGGTAATGGCAGCATTGACTACTTTAATGACAGCTTATATTTTCCACATTCCGGTAGGGGTGAACGGAGGATATGTACATCTGGGCGACACGATGATCTATCTGGCAGCAGCATTTCTGCCACTACCTTACGCATGTGCGGCAGGAGCGATCGGAGGTGGCCTGGCAGATCTTCTGACAGCACCTGTATGGGCGCCTGCAACCATAATTATCAAAATGCTGATCTGTCTTCCGTTTTCTTCTAAAGGAACAAAGCTGGTCACAAAGAAAAATGTAGTTGCATTATTCCTTGCATTCGCCATCTCAGCAACAGGATACTATATTGCAGAAGGAATTATGTTTGGATTTACAGCATCCTTCTTTACCTCTGTCAGCGGAAGTATTGTACAGTCAGGTGGAAGTGCCATTATGTTTGTGATCATTGGTACTGCACTTGATAAAATCGGATTTAAGACGAATATTGCGAAATAA